The Octopus sinensis linkage group LG18, ASM634580v1, whole genome shotgun sequence genome segment GCCTAACACATACTATAATATTATGATCACAGagattttatttcatgcaaaGCATGAACTGAGGTGGGGTGAATTTTGAAGCTCATTGATGGCGTAGTGCTTAAGAAGAATGGACAGCGGAGAGGCGACCGATAAAGAATATGTGTAGGGTTTATAGAGAGCACATTCACAAAAGATGTGAGGTTGGTTGGAGAAGATGTGGGAAGCAGTAGCTTTGAATTGGATGTGCCGGTGTACCTTACAAAGATACACTGGACAATTAATGAGGCGAGGTGTTTCATGAAAAGAGATAGGTTGAAGTGGTAGGTTGAGGTGGAGAAGAATAGTAGTGCAATATGTACTCATTTGTGTTATCTTAGTGGTAATTCATCCCTCCACATTTTGCATAATACATACGACCCTAAGTTAGCTTTGTCCATTAGTTACAGTGTGTGGTCTGTCCAGTCCACATGTACATTCTGCGTTCACTTCATTAACCATAAACATTCATTCATCAATTCTAAGAGACCTTGTTCAATGTAGTCTATAACTACAATCAATAGACTCTCTAGTTAATGATAGTCAAGTGGCCACTTTCAGCtctggtcactcacgtacaataccaccatccgtaTCCAGTCTAGTCCCTATCTATAATTTAAGGTAGTTAGACAACAACCTTTTCACCTGGTCCATAGTAGACAACATTTAAATTCTAatttgaccaaatacctacaaaggagtGAGCAGTCTTGTGCAGTCACTATAGGGTCTATAGGTATCGTTTCAAACGTGATATATCACATGATTTGCTTGAAGGTGtgtgagagaaactgaaagagaggTGCCGACacgaagagaaaatgagaggaataaaaagagaagaagagaaagataaagagagaaagagaggacatATTTTTAACTAGTCATTATCACTagctttgaatatttttcttcttgttttataaatcatagcaaaacatacaggtacagtgtctcccatttgaaactcaattcgcaagtgcaccttccgtatggactgcatatgtacgacggaattccatagttatgattaaattttcttAGATGAAGCATATCAGACCCCTCAGATATAGTTTgacctaatttaatatatatatatgtgtgtgtgtatgtgtgtgtgtgtgtatgtttgtgtgtgcgtgtgtgtgtgtgtgtgttagtgtgtttgtgtgtgtgtgtaacactctcTGTTTGGCCctcgaattaatattaatttcaaataagctacaaaataaatcttacagccatgtcagatttcaacaaagtcccataatttttcctattgtaatggcgggttgcatatgcagctgcgcatgctctgtacagcttaaacacatggcggtcgttttaactgtctaattatgccgttgaatcaaaagatgaatttgaagatctaccagcgtccgtattctctgcaattgtttacgatttacaaccaagaaaatatttgtaatctagAGAAGCGAATGCAGATTTACCCATCAGGCTAATAATAGTGGgataataaacattaataatctttaatctttattgcaGCTTGATGCTGTTAACCGAAACCTTCGTTTATCTAACAAATATTCGACACACTCCAACATACTGTCATGTATCCTATTGGATATAACGTGACGGTCACAACATCTCagccttcttacacacagcatccgtgcttgccctgactatatttgctctctttactctcacttttatgggtgttgtattcgtttcgcatgaaatgtattcagcttctaggatccatcctttcttcggttctggtatgtttacgtagatgagtgaaagaaatcgtCGTATTTGATGTTCTCTGCTGCTGAAATGAGACAATTTTTCTGGTTGATTTCCTTTCTCATTCTTGTATATCAGCGTTTAGTGTATGATGTGAGTGTTCTGTGCATAGAGTTCCATTTTGTCATAATTTGTGGAGAGGTGGGAAGGTTGTGATTTAGATTTAGGTTATAAGTTATGAGGTAAGAATTGAACGGAAAGCTTCCCTGATTAATAAAGGCAAATAAAATGGTTTGTTTAGAAGtaattggttgttgttgttgaagcgaTCATGTGTTTTCTGTGTTAAATAATGTGGTGGTTCTTTGTCATTGTCAGATTCCGAGTTGTAATTTCAAAAGTAAGATGTCTGAGATAGTAGCGTCGAGTATTAGATGAAAAGCTGATATAATTCTATGGTGGTATTTTATTTGGGGTTTGTTGAATcatgagacagaagacaaaatactgttaaacaaaataacattttatttcaacgataagtttgataaactgaaatcttacaaaatgttttctagaatcattccgacagatttagatttttcttgtttttgagatatttctggcattctacgtcgcctcttttgtattgtttgaatatcttctgtgaactagtacaacagtttattgtaacgatagacatactttaaagaatatattaggtaacaaaattgaaaattttatgttATATGTTGAAATTCACAGAGATATTTTCATATGGAACcgaatttaatttatattcaatatttactgcatACAACACAGGTTAATTCTTGACCAtggacatacggtggacatggcaatgaaccacaagcagcctgaacgaaatataatACAGCTCCATTTTCATTTCGgtaacctgctggatcagcttctggtgcatagtccacacacacatattcaagtcTGCCCTTGTGTGTATGACGTTCGGAcatcaaatatcctgaatactcagctgtccaaccagGGTAACACTGTGTtctggctggtaacatcataacaacagcaggttgtcgtgtcaaacagacagcgcacggaacgttgtgatcatgaagtgatttagtgttagcaaaagaaaagatgGTATTGGCGTCGTAATCTTGTAgttgatattcactgccataaatgtgACCACCTTCTTCAACTTTTGtagtataattggcccaaatggggtcgttaggtagacataagagattacttccgccacctgTGTCGTCGTACCATTGTCCACCAGccacacctagaattggtaagaataaatcaagtaaaaaagatattaagcaaaattatatatgaaataacggaaacattcattacagTTTGACCCTTAAAAGGAGTCATGTTTAGTCGcgtgtgaacgaattgtggtgtatgtgtttatgttagtGTTTATGTAAGTGTAAGCTGTGTG includes the following:
- the LOC118767006 gene encoding uncharacterized protein LOC118767006, with product MTHQNPVPDHCILGGAELLVLLIQTLYMTVWLVDNGTTTQVAEVISYVYLTTPFGPIILQKLKKVVTFMAVNINYKITTPIPSFLLCGWWTMVRRHRWRK